The following are from one region of the Spodoptera frugiperda isolate SF20-4 chromosome 20, AGI-APGP_CSIRO_Sfru_2.0, whole genome shotgun sequence genome:
- the LOC118281857 gene encoding ras-related protein Rab-3 isoform X1 codes for METIHENSNNNVEDEDDMTGDAKWQKDAADQNFDYMFKLLIIGNSSVGKTSFLFRYADDSFTSAFVSTVGIDFKVKTVFRHDKRVKLQIWDTAGQERYRTITTAYYRGAMGFILMYDITNEESFNSVQDWVTQIKTYSWDNAQVILVGNKCDMEEERVVSTERGMQLAEQLGVEFYETSAKENIYVKAVFERLVDIICDKMSESLDSEPAMLAGGARGQRLTEQPQGNSTTNCNC; via the exons ATGGAGACTATTCATGAAAATTCGAATAATAATGTAGAAGACGAGGATGAT ATGACTGGAGATGCAAAATGGCAGAAGGACGCGGCGGATCAGAACTTCGATTACATGTTCAAGCTGCTCATCATAGGAAACAGTTCCGTAGGAAAAACgag CTTCTTGTTCCGTTACGCGGACGACTCGTTCACTTCAGCCTTCGTGTCCACCGTCGGCATAGACTTCAAGGTGAAGACAGTGTTCCGTCACGATAAACGCGTAAAACTACAGATATGG GACACTGCTGGACAGGAGCGCTACCGCACCATCACCACTGCTTACTACAGAGGCGCCATGGGCTTCATCCTAATGTACGACATCACCAACGAAGAGAGCTTCAACAGCGTGCAAGATTG GGTGACACAGATTAAGACGTATTCGTGGGACAATGCGCAAGTGATCCTCGTGGGCAATAAGTGCGACATGGAGGAGGAACGTGTGGTCAGCACTGAGCGTGGCATGCAACTCGCTGAACAGCTGGGCGTCGAGTTCTACGAGACTAGTGCCAAGGAGAACATATACGTTAAG GCCGTGTTCGAGCGACTGGTGGATATCATTTGCGATAAAATGTCAGAGAGCCTGGATTCTGAACCGGCCATGCTGGCGGGCGGGGCTCGTGGCCAGCGTCTCACAGAGCAGCCCCAAGGCAACTCCACCACCAACTGTAACTGTTAA
- the LOC118281857 gene encoding ras-related protein Rab-3 isoform X2 — protein MTGDAKWQKDAADQNFDYMFKLLIIGNSSVGKTSFLFRYADDSFTSAFVSTVGIDFKVKTVFRHDKRVKLQIWDTAGQERYRTITTAYYRGAMGFILMYDITNEESFNSVQDWVTQIKTYSWDNAQVILVGNKCDMEEERVVSTERGMQLAEQLGVEFYETSAKENIYVKAVFERLVDIICDKMSESLDSEPAMLAGGARGQRLTEQPQGNSTTNCNC, from the exons ATGACTGGAGATGCAAAATGGCAGAAGGACGCGGCGGATCAGAACTTCGATTACATGTTCAAGCTGCTCATCATAGGAAACAGTTCCGTAGGAAAAACgag CTTCTTGTTCCGTTACGCGGACGACTCGTTCACTTCAGCCTTCGTGTCCACCGTCGGCATAGACTTCAAGGTGAAGACAGTGTTCCGTCACGATAAACGCGTAAAACTACAGATATGG GACACTGCTGGACAGGAGCGCTACCGCACCATCACCACTGCTTACTACAGAGGCGCCATGGGCTTCATCCTAATGTACGACATCACCAACGAAGAGAGCTTCAACAGCGTGCAAGATTG GGTGACACAGATTAAGACGTATTCGTGGGACAATGCGCAAGTGATCCTCGTGGGCAATAAGTGCGACATGGAGGAGGAACGTGTGGTCAGCACTGAGCGTGGCATGCAACTCGCTGAACAGCTGGGCGTCGAGTTCTACGAGACTAGTGCCAAGGAGAACATATACGTTAAG GCCGTGTTCGAGCGACTGGTGGATATCATTTGCGATAAAATGTCAGAGAGCCTGGATTCTGAACCGGCCATGCTGGCGGGCGGGGCTCGTGGCCAGCGTCTCACAGAGCAGCCCCAAGGCAACTCCACCACCAACTGTAACTGTTAA